A single region of the Bdellovibrio sp. GT3 genome encodes:
- the sppA gene encoding signal peptide peptidase SppA translates to MAQKNGFFKKLIIIILVFIGIGALLKAGSGFFGEQEKTLSAKNTILHLEMNGVILNGKRFLKNLKKYADDNRVKAVVININSPGGSVGPSQEIYHEIKKVRDELKKPVVCVTTGVMASGAYYSAVACDKIVVAPGALVGSIGVIMEFANLEKLYDWAKVSRYSITSGKFKDSGAEYRPMREDERTLFQSMINEVYAQFKGTVAKERNLKDDVVSEYADGRVFTGATAVKVGFADQEGFFDDAVKLAADLAKLGKDYDVFEVPKKKMNIFDFGGRDDEDDLNSLAEFADVLKGKAAVAAGITPGVNMESAVKYLLRSQYLNQPLYMMPGYWE, encoded by the coding sequence GTGGCGCAGAAGAATGGTTTCTTCAAAAAACTTATCATTATCATCCTAGTATTTATCGGTATCGGTGCTTTGCTCAAAGCAGGCTCTGGCTTCTTCGGCGAACAAGAGAAAACTCTTTCAGCGAAAAACACGATCCTGCATCTTGAGATGAATGGCGTGATCCTGAACGGGAAACGCTTCCTGAAAAACCTGAAAAAATATGCTGACGACAACCGCGTGAAAGCGGTGGTGATTAACATCAACTCACCGGGCGGATCAGTTGGTCCATCACAAGAAATCTATCATGAGATCAAAAAAGTTCGCGATGAATTGAAAAAACCAGTGGTTTGCGTGACGACGGGAGTGATGGCTTCAGGTGCTTATTACTCGGCTGTGGCCTGCGATAAAATTGTGGTCGCTCCGGGTGCCTTGGTAGGCTCCATCGGGGTGATCATGGAGTTCGCAAATCTTGAAAAGCTTTATGACTGGGCCAAGGTGTCCCGCTACTCCATCACTTCCGGAAAGTTCAAAGACTCCGGAGCAGAGTACCGCCCTATGCGTGAAGACGAAAGAACTCTGTTCCAAAGCATGATCAATGAAGTGTACGCCCAGTTTAAAGGGACCGTTGCTAAAGAACGCAACCTGAAAGACGACGTTGTGTCAGAATATGCAGACGGTCGCGTGTTCACCGGTGCAACGGCAGTGAAGGTGGGCTTTGCGGATCAGGAAGGTTTCTTTGACGACGCTGTGAAGCTGGCGGCAGACCTGGCTAAGCTTGGTAAAGACTATGACGTCTTTGAAGTGCCGAAGAAAAAAATGAACATCTTTGATTTTGGTGGCCGAGATGACGAGGACGACTTGAACTCCCTGGCGGAGTTTGCCGATGTTCTTAAAGGCAAAGCGGCAGTTGCGGCTGGGATCACTCCGGGCGTGAATATGGAAAGCGCTGTTAAATACCTTCTGCGCTCTCAGTACTTGAATCAGCCATTGTACATGATGCCAGGTTACTGGGAGTAA
- a CDS encoding HIT family protein, producing MAKKKTVKKSSTKKTTPKKSSSKVSGGTVKATICINHEIWPMERDVLFRPDRMKYVRKLIKPEGCVFCNAAKNGVSFDSLCVYKTKHSMVVLNKFPYNSGHVLVLPRRHCGDLLKLSDAEYTDLQETIRVTMAAINSIYEPGGINLGLNHGAVAGAGIPEHLHYHMIPRWSGDLNFFPLIAETKVLVESLEQTYEKFLEYFKKI from the coding sequence ATGGCCAAAAAGAAAACAGTAAAAAAATCATCCACTAAGAAGACGACTCCGAAAAAGTCGTCTTCAAAAGTTTCTGGCGGTACCGTCAAGGCGACAATTTGTATTAATCATGAAATCTGGCCGATGGAGCGTGATGTTTTGTTCCGTCCGGATCGCATGAAATACGTTCGTAAGCTGATCAAACCGGAAGGCTGTGTCTTTTGTAACGCTGCCAAAAACGGTGTCTCCTTTGACAGTTTGTGTGTCTACAAAACCAAGCACTCCATGGTTGTTCTGAACAAGTTTCCTTATAACAGTGGACATGTTCTGGTTTTGCCACGACGACACTGCGGAGATTTATTGAAACTCAGCGATGCTGAATATACTGACCTGCAGGAGACCATCCGTGTGACGATGGCCGCGATCAACTCTATTTATGAACCAGGCGGAATCAACCTTGGTTTGAATCATGGAGCTGTGGCCGGGGCGGGAATTCCCGAGCATCTTCACTACCATATGATTCCGCGGTGGTCCGGGGACCTTAACTTCTTCCCATTGATTGCTGAGACCAAGGTCTTGGT